The following is a genomic window from Candidatus Aramenus sp. CH1.
CCACTGCTAAGGAACTAAAGGTGTTCAGCCTCGAGGAACTTAAGGAGGCCTTAGAGAAAAAGGGTGTGGAAATCTACAACAGCCCAGAGGGGCTTTACGACCTGCAGATCACGCTCTTGGAGTGGGGCATATATTCGGGCTTCATATCTAGGTACGGGGACGAAAAGTTCAAGGTAAACGTTGAATAAAAGCCTTTGCGATAAGGCGTAATCCAAGTATATTTTTTAAAGTAGAGATACATAACCAATTTATGCAGGACTTTCAAAAAGAACCCGTAGTGCACTACACGGAAGAGGCTGACGTGTTCAGGACTAAGGTCTTCGGGATTCAAGACGGGCTAATAGGGGTGGGGAGCATAGCCATAGGAGCCGCAGGATACTCCAACAACCCCATGGTTGTACTTGTAACTGGGCTGATAGCTACAATTGCCCAGGCTTTCTCCATGGGCATTGGAGAGTACATATCCACCAGGGTCAGGAACCAAGTGATCCTCAACGAGATTAAGAAGGAGAAATATGAGATAGAGAACTTCCCAGAGAAAGAGAGGATGGAATTAGTAGGCTTCTATCTAAAGAAGGGCATGAGCAAGGAGGACGCGGAGAGGATAGCGGACATAATCATGAAGGACAAAAAGGCCACCCTAAACGAGATGTTAATGAACGAGCTGAAGATGTTCCCAGAGGAGTTCGAGAAACCTACAAAGTTGGGCTTCCTAATGGCTGCTTACTTAATAGTGGGTGGCCTCCTACCTCTAATACCTTTCATGGTGAGCGTGTTCTTCAAGGTCGACTTCTACTATGCTCTCTTCTCCTCCATTGCTTTGATCTTAATAACCTTGGGGACGTTTGGGGCTATGACCACAAAGTTCACTGGTCTAGGCAAAGGCAGGGGAGCGTTAGAGCAAATAGGCACTGGACTCATAGCACTTGTGGGCAGCTACGTAGGAGGGTTAGTACTAGCCCACTTCTTCCCAGTTAGCTATCTACCCTGAGCAGTTGGGCCAAGTTCCTAGGTATCCTAGCTGGTTTATTTTCCTCCTTAAACAGCTCCCTCCTCCTCGCCTCCAGGATTAGGGGCTCCACGTTCAAGTACTCTGCTGCAGTTATTACTCTGGCGTTTACCTCTCTCGCCTCTTCGTAGAGCCTCGA
Proteins encoded in this region:
- a CDS encoding VIT1/CCC1 transporter family protein, whose product is MQDFQKEPVVHYTEEADVFRTKVFGIQDGLIGVGSIAIGAAGYSNNPMVVLVTGLIATIAQAFSMGIGEYISTRVRNQVILNEIKKEKYEIENFPEKERMELVGFYLKKGMSKEDAERIADIIMKDKKATLNEMLMNELKMFPEEFEKPTKLGFLMAAYLIVGGLLPLIPFMVSVFFKVDFYYALFSSIALILITLGTFGAMTTKFTGLGKGRGALEQIGTGLIALVGSYVGGLVLAHFFPVSYLP